ATATCATAAAAGACGCAGTGATAGTACCACCCGTCACCAGTGTGGAAGAAGCAAGAAAAAGATTGGAATCGAAAGAATACGAGTGTTACGACTGGTGGTTCTGCTACAAGAAGGTCCAATAAAACAACGTGGCTCCTTCGGGAGCCACTTTTTTGTTTTTCCTGCCTTTGTTTTTCCCACCTGTTGTTTTTTCCCGACATTAAAAAAACTGAATTGAAACTTGACAAAGGATATCGTTTTGTTTAAAAATACATTATGAGGTTGCTTGCGGCATGCAACTAACATTGTGGGAGGGATCATCCTTGAACATATCTCCTACACAACACAAAATCCTCAAACTTTTGATAGAGAACGAAAAGATCTCCATGAAAGAGATGAGCAAAGAGCTCTCCGTCAATCTCTCCACTGTATCCAGAAACTTCAGACCTCTTTTGGAGTCAGGTTTTGTTTTGAAAAAAGAAGAGGTCCCTCCAGGAATTCAGGGGGGGAGAAAGACAACGTTGTACACGGTGAATCCAAATAAGTTTTTCATCCTCGGTATTGGAGTTGAGCAAAACAGGCTGATTGTTACAGTGTTGGATGCCAAAGGAAACGTTGTTGAAGAAGTCGAAAAACACGAAGCGTTTCGCGGGGAAGAAATCGTTCCAGTATTGATTGATTGTGTGAGATCTCTTCGAAGGAAGTTTCCAAATATTGTCGGTGTTTCCGTTGGAATGCCAGGAATCATAGAAAACAACAGAGTGATCTTCTCTTCAGCACTCGATATAGAAGACTTCGATCTGGGAGGAGAACTCTCCAGAAACCTGAACTTGGAAGTTCTCATTTTGAACGATGCCAATGCAGCGGTGGTTGGATATGCGCTTCAGAGAAGAAATGTGGTTTATTTTCTACTCTCCGTTCCATACTATCTGAATTTGCCCGTAGGTGTTGGAGCGGGGTTGTGGTTGGAAGGGAGATTGTACCAGGGCTCAACTGGTGCTTCCGGAGAATTTGAAATGAACACACTTCCATCCATTTTGAAGGACTCTCTCACCTTCGATGAGGTAAATCTTGAGACGATGTCTCTTGAATCGCTTTCACATCTCATTTTTCGGCTTTCAGAGGTCGCTTCTTTTGTGGTTTATCTGATCGATCCAGAGACTGTTGTCTTTGGAGGAGACGTCGCTCTTTTTTCCGAAGCTTTTCGTGAAGAACTAAAAGAGAAACTTCTAAATCGCCTGAAAAAAAGACACGTTTCTGATGTTGAGATTCTTTTCGATAGCAGAGGACTTTGGACAATTGCGGTTGGAGCAGCAAGGGCTTTCTGGAAGAGGATGTTGGAAAATTACGAATTTGCCCAGAAGATCTTATAAGCAGGGAGTGATCGATGTGGATTTAGGAAAGTTGTTTTTTTGCGGCTTCGATGACTTCAACGAAGAAGCTAAAGAAATAATACGAAAGTACAGACCAGCTGGTATTTTGATCTATCCCGGACTTCTTTCCAGAGAATATCTGTTCTTTGATTTCATGAACTTTCTATCCAAGGAAGGAAAGTTCATTATGAGTTCAGATCATGAAGGTGGACAGCTTGAAGTACTGAAATACGTTCCCTCATTTCCCGGAAACCTCGCAGCTGGAAAACTCGATCCGATCTATACAGGAAGATACTGTGAGATGGCCGGGCGGATCATGAACACGCTGGGCTTCAATATGGTCTTTGCCCCCGTACTGGATCTACTCTCAGAAAAGAGTTCTGCTGTTGTGGATTTGAGAAGTTTTGGATCGGATCCAGAAAAAGTTGCTTCCCACGGATTAGAGGCGTGCAGGGGATATCTCAGAGGAGGAGTGATTCCCTGCGTCAAGCATTTTCCAGGACACGGGAAGACCACAGATGATTCTCATTATCTTCTTCCGACTGTCAACGCAACTTTCGAGGAGCTGTGGAACGAGGATATTTTGCCTTTCAGAAAAGTTTTCCAGAGTGGTGTGAAAACAGCAGTCATGACGGCACATGTGAAATATACTGCTGTGGACGATCTGCCAGCAACTCTCTCGAAAAAGATGATAACAGAGATACTTCGAGAAAGGTTGAACTTCAAAGGACTTGTTCTCAGCGATGCAATGGAGATGAAGGCGATATCTGAAAATTTCTCCATCGAAGAGACTGTGAAGCTCTTCATTGAAGCAGGAGGAAACATGATACTCCTCGATAACTTCAGAGATCTTCCCGCTTATTACGAAGCCCTGAAAAGGCTTGTCAAAGATGGAAAGATCGAAAAGGAAAAAATGGAACGCTCTATAAAGATCGTCGGTGATTACCTGAACACGATAGAAAACAGATTCAACGCTGGACTATCCACCGAAGTTGCTGAAAGAGCCATAGAGTATACACGTGTAAGCAAAGAACTTCTTGACGTAGAAGTTGTTCTACTTGTTCCATCGAACAAGAATTTAAGCCCGGCCGACACCACGGGTGGCGATTATGATCTGATACCAGAGATAGCAAGAAGGTTCTTCAAAATAAAAGATGTCATCAGATACGATATAGAAACGGGTCCTGACAATGTCGATGGGGAACTGATCT
This genomic window from Thermotoga sp. SG1 contains:
- a CDS encoding ROK family transcriptional regulator, whose protein sequence is MNISPTQHKILKLLIENEKISMKEMSKELSVNLSTVSRNFRPLLESGFVLKKEEVPPGIQGGRKTTLYTVNPNKFFILGIGVEQNRLIVTVLDAKGNVVEEVEKHEAFRGEEIVPVLIDCVRSLRRKFPNIVGVSVGMPGIIENNRVIFSSALDIEDFDLGGELSRNLNLEVLILNDANAAVVGYALQRRNVVYFLLSVPYYLNLPVGVGAGLWLEGRLYQGSTGASGEFEMNTLPSILKDSLTFDEVNLETMSLESLSHLIFRLSEVASFVVYLIDPETVVFGGDVALFSEAFREELKEKLLNRLKKRHVSDVEILFDSRGLWTIAVGAARAFWKRMLENYEFAQKIL
- a CDS encoding glycoside hydrolase family 3 N-terminal domain-containing protein, with the translated sequence MDLGKLFFCGFDDFNEEAKEIIRKYRPAGILIYPGLLSREYLFFDFMNFLSKEGKFIMSSDHEGGQLEVLKYVPSFPGNLAAGKLDPIYTGRYCEMAGRIMNTLGFNMVFAPVLDLLSEKSSAVVDLRSFGSDPEKVASHGLEACRGYLRGGVIPCVKHFPGHGKTTDDSHYLLPTVNATFEELWNEDILPFRKVFQSGVKTAVMTAHVKYTAVDDLPATLSKKMITEILRERLNFKGLVLSDAMEMKAISENFSIEETVKLFIEAGGNMILLDNFRDLPAYYEALKRLVKDGKIEKEKMERSIKIVGDYLNTIENRFNAGLSTEVAERAIEYTRVSKELLDVEVVLLVPSNKNLSPADTTGGDYDLIPEIARRFFKIKDVIRYDIETGPDNVDGELIFDFVVNASKNDRALKAHLNLPSDRTIYFIVRNPFDAKFFTGRNAVITYSTKPISVYKSFEHLLGRCSS